The Hymenobacter oligotrophus genome segment TTATTGATGCGCACTTCCGTGCCGATCTTGTTCTGGAGGTACCCGGCGGCCTTGCGAGCGGCGTAGTTTTGCGCGGCCGGAAACTGCAGGGCCACAATCAGGCCCACCACCAGCAGTATAATCAGCAGCAACAAACCCAAAAGCCCGCGCCACAGCCAGCCCCAAGGGCTGCGCGTGTGCGGGCGAGGCGCCGGCGAGGCAGCCGGCGTAGTATCGGAAGGAGGAGGCGTAGGAGTAGCCAAGCGAGCAGTAGCGTTAGCGCCCCGCACTTGGGCGGGAATGTCCCTTCGGACGCACAATTGGCTGGGAATGTTACACGGGTTCTTTGTTTATGCATCCGCCGCACCGGCGTTGCCCGGCACAACCCGTTATCAGCTGCTTGCATGCCTCCTAGCTGGTTAGCTGCGGGTTTGCGTTTAATTATCCTCGGGTTGGGGCGGCAGGTGTGCGGCTAAGCGCCTACTTCCCGCTACTTTTGTTGCGTACTTTTTTTCGTTTTTATGCGCGTTCGTTTTCGTCTTCCCTACTTTACGCAATGGGGGCAACGTATTGAAGTGCGCGGCACCGGGCCTGCGCTGGGCGACTGGCGCCCCGAACAAGCCCTGCGCCTCGATTACGACCCGGCTACCGGTTATTGGGAAAAAGAACTCGAAGTGCCCGCCGGCACTACCGAGCTTCGCTATAAGTACCTGCTCATCGACGAGCCCAACCACGCCACCCATTGGGAGTGGGGCCCCGACCGCGAAGTGGCCCTCGGCCACGAGCCCTACGCCCGCGTGGTGCTCGATGAATTTTGGCGGGCCCCGCTGCTGGCCGAAAACGAACTGCTTACAAACGCCTTCACGCAGGCTATTTTCCGGCGGCCGGCGCAGTCGCCGTGCGCGCCAAGCAAGCCCAAAGCCCGCGTAGCCGATTCGGCTGTGCGCTTTACTTTGGCTGCCCCACGCGTATCGCCCGAGCACTGCCTGTGCATCCTAGGTTCCGACGAAGCCCTAGGTGCCTGGGATGCCCGTAAGGCCGTGGTACTCTCCGATGCCGGCTACCCCCATTGGTCGGCCGATGTAGCCCTGGAAGCTCCCGATAAGCCCGTGCTGTATAAGTACGCCATCTGGAACCCGGCCACCAAAGAAGTAGTAACCCTCGAAGCCGGGCCCGACCGCGTGCTGCCGCCCGTGCACGGCCGCGACGTACTGCGCCGCCGCCACGACGAGCAATTCCGCTACCCGCAAGGGCCATGGCGCGGAGCGGGCGTAGCGTTGCCCGTGTTTTCGTTGCGCAGCAAGCAAGGCCTGGGCGTAGGCGAATTTTCAGATCTGAAGCTGCTGGTGGATTGGGCCCACGAAACCGGCCTGAAGCTGGTACAGGTGCTGCCCATCAACGACACCACTGCCACACACACCTGGGTCGACTCGTACCCGTACGCGGCCATTTCGGTGTTTGCCCTGCACCCGCAGTACCTGCGCCTCGATGAAATTGCCGAGCTGCAGGACGCCACCCAACGCGACGAGTTCAACCGCTTGCGCGAGGAGCTGAACCAGCGCGAGTTCGTCGATTACGAACCCGTAACGCAGGCCAAATGGCGCTTCGTGAAACTGCTGTATCAGCAGGAGAAAGCAGCGTTTCTGGCCGATGCCGAGTTCCAGCAGTTCTTTGCTGAGCAAAAAGCTTGGTTGGCGCCGTACGCGGTGTTTTCGGGTTTGCGCGACCGGTTTAACACCGTCGATTTCCGTCAGTGGCCAGCCGAATTTCAGCAGCCTGGTAACCTGCCCGAGCAGTTGTTGCAGCCAACCCACCCCGAGTTCGACGAGTTCGGCCTGCACCTGTTCACGCAATTTCACCTCGACAAGCAACTGCGCGCCGCTGTCGACTACGCCCGCTCCAAGGGCGTGGCCCTCAAGGGCGACTTACCCATCGGCATTTACCGCCATTCCGTGGAGGCTTGGACGCAGCCCGAGTTGTACCACCTCGATCAGCAAGCCGGCGCCCCGCCCGACGATTTTTCGGTTACGGGCCAGAACTGGCGCTTCCCGACTTACAACTGGGCCAAAATGGCCGAGGATGGCTACCAGTGGTGGCAGCAGCGCATGAGCCACTTGGCGCGCTATTTCGATGCCCTGCGCATCGACCACATCTTGGGCTTTTTCCGCATATGGGAAATTCCGAACCACGCCGTCGAGGGTCTCCTAGGTCATTTCTCGCCCGCGTTGCCGTTGCACCGCAACGAGATTCGTGACCGGCTGGGTTGGTGGGATGATGCCCGCCTGACGCAGCCGTACATCCGCTGGCATATTTTGGAAGAGCTGTTCGGCCCGGCGGCCGACGCCGTGCGCGCGGAGTTCTTGGAGGACGCTGGCCACGGCGCCTACCGCCTCCGAAACGAGGTGAACACCCAACGCAAAGTGGAGGCCGTGTTCGAACCGAAACTGGCCACGGCCCCGGCCGACCAGCGCGAACACCTGCTGGCGTTGCGTAGCGGCCTATACCGCTTGCTCACCGAGGTACTGTTCGTGGAAGCCGACGGCACCCACGGCGAGTTCTGGCACCCGCGCATCACCGTCGACAAGTCGCGCACCTTCCGCGACCTCGACGACGCCACGCGCCACCGCATGCACGCGCTGTACGTCGATTTCTTCTACCGTCGCCACGAGAATTTCTGGCGCGAGCAAGGCCTCGTGAAGCTGCCGCCGGTGCGCTACGCTACCAACATGCTCATTTGCGGCGAAGACCTAGGGATGGTACCCGCTTCGGTGCCCGGCGTAATGCGCCAACTGGGCATGCTGGGCCTGAACATCCAGCGCATGCCGGCTGCAACGGGTATCGAGTTTTCGCACCCCAACGACGCCGCCTACCTATCGGTGGTGTCGCCCTCTTGCCACGACATGAGCACCGTTCGGGGCTGGTGGGAAGAGGACGCGGAGCGCACCCAGCGTTTCTTCGAGCACATCCTAGGTCATTGGGGTCAGCAGGCACCGTTTTACTGCGAGCCGTGGGTGGCCCGCGAAATGGCCGTGCAGCACTTGCACTCGCCGGCCATGTGGGCCATCTTGCCGCTGCAGGATTTTGTGGCCCTCGATCCGCACCTGCGCCGCCCCAACCCGCTCGACGAGCAAATCAACGTGCCCGCCAACCCCGAGCACTTCTGGAAATACCGCTTCCACCTGCCGCTGGAAGAGCTGGCGCAGGCTACGGCATTCAACCGGCAAGTGCACGAGCTGGTAACCCAAAGCGGACGCGATACACCGTATTAGGTCAGAAGTCAGCAACGCACTAAAACAACAAAAGGCATCCCAAGCTGAGATGCCTTTTGTTGTTTTAGTGCGTTGCTGTTTTTCGATAAGAACACAGTTTACGTAACCCGTTCCTACACATTGTAAGTATGTCGATGCTGAGTCTTGCAACAACCGCTATGCCTACATCAGCCCGCCGTCCTTTCCGACGCCCTCAGCATATTCCTCCTACCGACTACGACGTTGTGGTAGTTGGTGCGGGTTGCGCTGGTCTAAGCGCAGCACTGGTGCTCGGTCGCTGCAGGCGCCGGGTGCTACTGTGCGATGGAGGCAAAACAAGAAACGCCCCATCGCCCGCCGTGCACAATTTCCTTTCGAGAGATGGCATCAAGCCGCAAGAACTTCTTCGGCACGGGCACGAGCAACTAGCGGCCTACCCAACCGTTGAGCAGCGTGAGAACTGCGTACTGCAGGCCGAACGCGACGAAGCAACTGGTACCTTCCGGCTTACGCTTGATACTGGCCGTTGTGTTACATCACGCAAAATTATACTCGCAACCGGCGTATTAGATGTTCTACCTCCAATAGACGGTATGCGTGAATTGTGGGGCGTGGGCGTATTACACTGCCCATATTGCCATGGCTACGAGGTTTCGGACCGACCTTTAGCTATTTACGGCCGCGGCAAGTCTGTGGCAGGTTTTGCCTTATTGGTAAGTCGCTGGTCGAAGGACGTAGTTGTATGTACTGATGGTACCGCGGGGCTTGCGGAGCATTCACGTCTGCGCTTGAAGCGTCACGGTATCCCAGTATTTGAGCAACCAATCAAACGCTTGGTAGGCCTCGAAAACAGGGAATTACACCAAATAGAATTTGCAGATGGCGCCGTTATAGAAAGAGCAGCTCTTTTTCTACACCCAAACCAACAGCAACGCACTGATTTGGCAACTCAGCTTGGGTGTTACCGGCTAGCTCGCAGCGGCGGTATCCGCGTCGACAAACGCATACAAACATCAGTACCCGGTGTATATGCTGCAGGAGACACCACTCCCGCCGCGCAGCAAGCCGTTGTAGCGGCCGCAGAAGGAGTGCAAGCCGGCATTAGCTGCAACGAGCAACTGACCCGCGAGGAATGCTCATAGCCAAACCGTGGCCCCCCGAACCTAGGCGCAGCGCAGTATTCTGTAGTGCTATTAGTAAGTTGAAAGAACAGTCTGCGTATAGGGTCAATTTTCTTACAAAGGGCCAAACGAATATTATCCTAGTGTATGCATTCTCGCCTCTATGCCGATTAATACCGACAGGTCATTACTGATCGAGTACAACTCACTTGCTAAATGTCTCTGCGGTAAGAGACCCAATCCGCACCGCAGTGCTTTGGGCACATCTACGTTGAATCAGGCCACGTAATACATTGCCCCGGCGGTTCCATTTAAATAACTCCGGACACCCAGACCATCAGCCCTTGTTCGGGCCCGTGCGGAGCAGGATCCGCGAAGTTGGCGTTGGGCGCCGCGGGCGTAAAACGCAAAAGCCCCCCCGCGGCGGACCGCGGGGGGGCGTGGGGACAAGGGTTGGCGGCGACCGACTCTCCCGCCGGCGAAGGCAGTACCATGGGCGCTCCGGGGCTTAACGGCTCTGTTCGGAATGGGAAGAGGTGAACACCCGGGCTAAAGCCACCATTGTCGTGCGCGGACACCTGCTTGCGCGCGGGCAAGCGGGGCCGTGAAGCGTTGACGCACGGCCAGCAAACGCAGGGGAAGAAGAAAAATGCAAGAGCGGGTATGCGGAAGCGTTCGGTTCATTAGTACCGCTCGGCTGCGCGTTTCCGCGTTAAGACCTGCGGCCTATCGACGTGATGATCTTTCACGGACCTTATTGAACGGAATGCTCATCTTGGGGTGAGTTTCGCACTTAGATGCTTTCAGCGCTTATCTCGACCCAGCGTAGCTACCCAGCGCTGCACCTGGCGGCACAACTGGTACACCAGCGGCTGGTCCAACCCGGTCCTCTCGTACTAAGGTCAGGTCCCCGCAACATTCCAACGCCCGCCACAGATAGGGACCGAACTGTCTCACGACGTTCTGAACCCAGCTCGCGTGCCACTTTAATCGGCGAACAGCCGAACCCTTGGGACCTTCTCCAGCCCCAGGACGTGACGAGCCGACATCGAGGTGCCAAACCTCCCCGTCGATATGAGCTCTTGGGGGAGATCAGCCTGTTATCCCCGGCGTACCTTTTATCCTTTGAGCGATGGCCCTTCCATGCGGAACCACCGGATCACTATATCCGTCTTTCGACCCTGCTCGGCGTGTCGGCCTCACAGTCAAGCCCGCTTCTGCTATTGCGCTCTGCATCCGGTTACCAAGCGGATTGAGCGGACCTTTGAAAGCCTCCGATACACTTTTGGAGGCGACCACCCCAGTCAAACTACCCACCAGGCACTGTTTCCCCTTTCTGGAGATTAGGCCCCAAGCAACGCAAGGGTGGTATTTCAACGTCGGCTCCCCGAAGGCTGGCGCCCCCGGCTCAACGCCTCCCACCTATGCTACACATGCGGTGCCCAGGGTCAATGCCAAGCTGTAGTAAAGGTGCACGGGGTCTTTCCGTCCCGTGGCGGGTACTCGGCATCTTCACCGAGACTACAATTTCACCGAGCTCACGGCTGAGACAGCGCCCAGATCGTTACACCATTCGTGCAGGTCGGAACTTACCCGACAAGGAATTTCGCTACCTTAGGACCGTTATAGTTACGGCCGCCGTTTACCGGGGCTTCGATTCAGACCGTCGCTTGCGCTAAGTCCCCCTCTTAACCTTCCGGCACCGGGCAGGTGTCAGGCCTTATACTTCCTCTTGCGAGTTCGCAAAGCCATGTGTTTTTGTTAAACAGTCGCCTGGGCCTTTTCACTGCGGCTTCTGCCATCGCTGGCAGGAAGCGTCCCTTCTCCCGAAGTTACAGGACCATTTTGCCGAGTTCCTTGGCCGTGATTCACTCGAGCGCCTCAGGATGCTCTCCTTGACTACCTGTGTCGGTTTGCGGTACGGGTCGTTCAATCGTAAACGCTTAGCGGGTTTTCTTGGGAGTCTGATTAGGGCAACTATGGCCGCGCCCCGAGGGGCTTGGCCTACTATCGCGTTTCGGCAAAACCGGCGTACTTCACTACCGGTCCTATACCTACGCGCTTCAACGGGCACTTCCGTCCGCCCGCGTGCCTTTCACTGCTCCGTCACCGCATCACTCAATTAAACGAGTGCTGGAATATCAACCAGCTGGCCATCGGTCATCGCCTGTCGGCTTAGCCTTAGGTCCCGACTAACCCTGCTCCGATTAGCGTTGAGCAGGAAACCTTAGTCTATCGGCGTGGGGGTTTCGCACCCCCATTATCGTTACTCATGCCTACATTTGCTTTTCCAGCCGCTCCACCACGCCTCCCGGTCATGGCTTCGCCGCTGCTGGAATGCTCCCCTACCGCTGCAGCAAGCTGCAACCCATCGCTTCGGTACCGGACTTGATGCCCGCGTATTATCGATGCCCTGTCGCTCGACCAGTGAGCTGTTACGCACTCTTTAAATGAATGGCTGCTTCCAAGCCAACATCCTGGCTGTCAAGGCAACTGGACCTCCTTTGTTCAACTTAGCCCGGATTTAGGGACCTTAGCGGATGGTCTGGGTTCTTTCCCTCTCGGCCTGGGACCTTAGCACCCCAGGCCTCACTGCCGCGTATATCACGGTGGCATTCGGAGTTCGTCTGGATTCGGTAGGCTGTGACACCCCCTAGTCCAATCGGTAGCTCTACCTCCACGTGACTCGACCGCGACGCTGTACCTCAATACATTTCGGGGAGTACGAGCTATTTCTCAGTTTGATTGGCCTTTCACCCCTACCCACAGGTCATCCAAATCCTTTTCAACGGAAACTGGTTCGGGCCTCCAGTTGGTGTTACCCAACCTTCACCCTGCCCATGGGTAGATCACAAAGTTTCGCGTCTGCCCCCCCTGACTCTGCGCCCTGTTCAGACTCGCTTTCGCTGCGGCTCCGCGTCTTCAGACGCTTAACCTCGCCAGGGAGGAGCAACTCGTAGGCTCATTATGCAAAAGGCACGCCGTCACTGCACCTGGCAGCTCCGACCGCTTGTAAGCGCACGGTTTCAGGTTCTTTTCACTCCCCTATCCGGGGTTCTTTTCACCTTTCCCTCACGGTACTGGTTCACTATCGGTCTCTCGGGAGTATGTAGCCTTGCCGGATGGTGCCGGCGGATTCAGACGGGGCGTCTCCGACCCCGCCCTACTCAGGATCCTACTAGAGCCTGATCAAATGTCGCGTACCGGGCTCTCACCGTCTCTGGCGCAGTTTCCCACCTGCTTCCGCTACCCGATCAAGGTCTCACGTCGTAGTCCTACAACCCCGGGCTGGCCGTAACCAACCCGGTTTGGGCTCGTCCCCGTTCGCTCGCCACTACTGGGGGAATCATATGTTATTTTCTGTTCCTGCGGGTACTTAGATGTTTCAGTTCCCCGCGTTCGCCTCCGTCCTTGCGGACCGGATACCGGTTCTTCAAACCGGTGGGTTGCCCCATTCGGAAATCTTGGGATCAGCCGGCATGTGCCCGTCCCCCAAGCTTATCGCAGCTTATCACGTCCTTCGTCGCCTCCGAGAGCCTAGGCATCCCCCGTGCGCCCTTCGTTACTTCCGTAACGGTCGACCCAGAGTAATCATGGGTCTGTCGTTTGCTCGTGCGATGCCCGTCCAACTTACTGGACAGGCCTATTTCTTCTACTATGTTTGCTAGCCGTTACGTCAAAGAACGTGTACCCGGCCGGTCGCCGGGTGCAGTCGAAAGATGAAAAGACAAAAAGGCGGGCAAGCGCGCCCGGGGCCCACGGCCCGCGGATCGGTCAAGCTCCAGAAAGGAGGTGATCCAGCCGCACCTTCCGGTACGGCTACCTTGTTACGACTTAGCCCCAGTTACCTGTTCTACCCTAACCGGCTTCTGTGACGAGCACCGGCTTCAGGTCTACCAGACTTCCATGGCTTGACGGGCGGTGTGTACAAGGCCCGGGAACGTATTCACCGCGTCGTTGCTGATACGCGATTACTAGTGATTCCAGCTTCACGCAGTCGAGTTGCAGACTGCGATCCGAACTGAGAACGGCTTTTCGAGATTGGCGCCTGCTCGCGCAGTGGCAACCCGTTGTACCGTCCATTGTAGCACGTGTGTAGCCCGAGGCGTAAGGGCCATGATGACCTGACGTCGTCCCCGCCTTCCTCGCTGCTTGCGCAGGCAGTCTGTCTAGAGTCCCCGCCTTGACGCGCTGGCAACTAAACATAGGGGTTGCGCTCGTTGCGGGACTTAACCCAACACCTCACGGCACGAGCTGACGACGGCCATGCAGCACCTTGCTTTGTGTCCCGAAGGAAAGGTCCGTCTCCGGACCGGTCACGCGCATTCTAGCCTCGGTAAGGTTCCTCGCGTATCATCGAATTAAACCACATGCTCCACCACTTGTGCGGGCCCCCGTCAATTCCTTTGAGTTTCACCGTTGCCGGCGTACTCCCCAGGTGGGATACTTAACGCTTTCGCTAAGCCGCGGACCATGTATCGCCCACAGCGAGTATCCATCGTTTACGGCGTGGACTACCAGGGTATCTAATCCTGTTTGCTCCCCACGCTTTCGTGCCTCAGCGTCAGTACCAGCCTAGTCAGCTGCCTACGCAATCGGGGTTCTGGATGGTATCTATGCATTTCACCGCTACACCATCCATTCCGCCAACCTCGCCTGGACTCAAGCCCGGCAGTATCCATGGCAGTTCCCTCGTTGAGCGAGGGGCTTTCACCACGGACTTACCGGGCCGCCTACGCACCCTTTAAACCCAATAAATCCGGACAACGCTCGCACCCTCCGTATTACCGCGGCTGCTGGCACGGAGTTAGCCGGTGCTTATTCACCCGGTACCGTCGATTCCCGCCGCAGCGGTCTTTTCTTCCCGGGCAAAAGCCGTTTACAACCCAGAAGGCCGTCATCCGGCACGCGGCATGGCTGGGTCAGCGTTTCCGCCATTGCCCAATATTCCCTACTGCTGCCTCCCGTAGGAGTCTGGCCCGTATCTCAGTGCCAGTGTGGGGGATCGGCCTCTCAGCTCCCCTAGCCATCGTCGCCTTGGTGGGCCCTTACCCCGCCAACTAGCTAATGGCACGCAGGCTCATCTACACCCGAAATTCTTTAACCACCAAGCGATGCCGCCCTATGGTCTTATGCGGTATTAATCCACCTTTCGGCGGGCTATCCCCCAGGTGTAGGCAGATTGCCTACGCGTTACGCACCCGTGCGCCACTGGGCATTGCTGCCCCGTTCGACTTGCATGTATTAGGCCTGCCGCTAGCGTTCATCCTGAGCCAGGATCAAACTCTCCATTGTAAAAATGTTGTCGCTCCGGCCGAAGCCGAAGCCGTGTCGAGTGCTGATCCGACCCGTGTGTCGAGCCGTGTCTTCCGGCTACGCTTGCTCGCGCCCTGCCCGAAAGCAGGGCGGTCTTACCTTTTTGTCTTTCCAGTCTTTCAAAGAACGAACTGCGGTTCCAGTTGAACCCGCGTCGCGGCTGCGCTAAGCAACCCGTCTGTTCTGCGTGGGCCGAGCGGCGTTTCCGTTCGGGGTGGCAAAGGTACCACGCTTTTTTTGTTTTGCAAGCCGGGCGAAGAAAATGTTTGCAACTTTTTTCTTCGGCTTGCGTTGCCGGCCGCCTCCGGTCGAAGCGGGCTGCAAAGGTACGCGGCGCGGCGCCACTTGCAAGCGTTTAAGCCAACTTTTTTTCGGCACCCGGAGCCGCCCAAGCACCCCATCCGCCGCCGCCGGCCCCCCTTCCGGCTGAAGGGGACGACAAAAGTAGCAGGCCGTATTGGTTTGCGCAAGCAGCCCGGCAAGATTTTTGTTGCCGGCGCGGTCCTAGAGTTACATCACCAGCCGACGGACAACTTAAGTACTAAGAAGTTGTGCCAAGTTCTGAGCCTTGAAAAAATTTGGCAAGTACCTAACTAAGTATCTCTGCAATTAGCTCGACCAGCACGGATTACCAGCGCTTGAGGAATACATTACGATGGAGTCTAAAGTTCAAAACCCAACACATTTCATACAACGCATTAACAATCAACCACAAATACAATGTGTTTATCCTATAAACTTAGTTTTATAATGTGTTGTACTGCTCCATATGTATGAGCTACCTTCTACTTCTTAAGGATAATACCGGTGAGGGGGGGCAGGGTAATTTGATCTGAATTGATGACTGTTCCTTCCAAAAGGTTGGTCCAACGTGCTTTATGAGGAAGCTTGAACGCTCGGCTGATACTCTCTAAGTTGAAAAGCACCACGATTTGCTCTTGCTGATTGAAGCGGCGGTAAGCAAGCTGCTTACCGGTAGCAGTCAGAAATTCGATATCGCCGGTGCGTAAGACGGGGTTAGCCTGGCGTATGCGTGCGAGTTTTTGGTAGAAAGCGTGATGTTGGGCATTGTAGCCGACGGGGTCGTAGGCTTTAGCGCCCGGCTGGTAATTATTGCGGGCCTCGGGTTCGAACTTGAACTCGGGCCACATTAGTGGCTTGCGACAATCCGGGTCGTCGGCACCCCACATGCCGAGCTCGTCGCCGTTCCAGATGTGCGGCGCACCAATGTTGGTAAACTGGTGCATGAGGTAGAGGCGTACGCGCTGGTACGTATCGGCGTCGGGTTTGCCGGTCTTGTAGTTGGCGTTGTCGCGCGGGGTAGCCTGGTACTTGTATTTGCCGGGGTTGTAGAAGTCGGTGAGTAGGCGCGGAGTGTCGTGGGTGGCCGATACGTTCATCATGGCGTAGCGGTAGGGTTTGGCCAAGCGGTTCCATTCGGCTTGCAACTCGGCTACGAACTGCTTCGCGTCGATGGCTTCGGCGACGTTGGCGAAGAAGTTGCGCGCCGGGCGGTAAACCTGATAGAACATTACGGCGTCGAAAATGTCGCCGCTGACGTAGGGCACGGGGTTCATCAGTTTGTCGGGCCACTCCTCCCACCAGATTTCGCCTACGAGGTACGCGTCGGGCTTTATGTTTTTGACATAGGTGCGGTAGTCGCGCCAGAAGCCCATCGGAACCTGGTCGGCTACGTCGAGGCGGTAACCGTCGATGCCTCTGCTCGGGTCGCCGTCGGGCGCGAGCCAGCGTTTGGAAACGGCGTAGATGTGCTGCTTAGCGCCTTCGCTTAGGTTGCCTTCGTAAGGCCGTCCCCACTTGCGCTCGGTGGTGAGGTTGGCTTTGCGAATTTCGGGCAGGCTGGCGAGGTTGGCCCAGCCTTGATAGGCAAACTCGTTGACGGGCGTTGCTGGGTTGTCGAAAGCGGTTATTTGGTACCAATCGGAAAAAGGCGACGCTTTTTGCTTCTGGAGTACGTCCTGCCAAGCCCAAAAGCCAACGCCGGTGTGGTTCCAAGAATAATCGAGTACTACCCGCATGTTGCGGCGGTGCGCCTCGGCTACCAGCTTCAGAAAAAGCTTGTCGGCCGAGGTCCACTGCCAAGTGCTAGGGTCGGCGGGGTTTTCGCTGGCGATAATGCGCCGGTCGCCGGCGGGGTCGGGCCCGAAGGTTACATCTATATGATGGTAGTTGCGGGCGTCGTACTTGTGCAGCGAAGGCGCGTCGTTAAGGGGATTGAAATACAAGGCCGACACGCCTAGGTCGCGTAGGTAGTCGAGCTTGTTGAGCACGCCCTGCAAGTCGCCGCCGTAACGGCGCAAGCCCAGTTCATCGCCCCACGAGAGATTAGCTTGCTTGGCCCAGGGCTCGGGCTCGTACCAATTGCGGCCCCACGGCGTGGTGCGCCAGCCCGGCGGCGCCACAAATGCCGGTTGCATGGTTTCGGGCGTGGGGTCGTTTTTGGGGTCGCCGTTGCTGAAGCGCTCCACAAAAATTTGGTACCACACTACCTCCTTGGCCCAAGCCGGGGGCTGGCTGCGCGAAGCAGACGCCCCCTGACCTAGGGCAAATTGGGAACAAGCAAGCGCAGCACCTAGGAGCAACGAGTTCAACCGGAAGCAAGCCATAACCAGCAGCGAAAAAGTATCGGAGGCTGCTAGTATAAATGATTTAGCAGCAACAGCCCCTGCCAGCGCCTGTACTACGGTAATTTAAACAACCGGGCAAGGAGCAGCGACGCCCCTTGCCCGGTTGAGTTGCTACTATATAATATAATAGCGCACTGCCCGGCGCCCGGCGCCCGATGCTCAGGCCTGACCTAGGGTTTTGTAATGCACCTCGGGCAAGCTGCGCAGCTTAGCGGCGCTGAACTCGGGCGTGATGTCGCGTTGGGGGTTGCCCAACATTTCGTAGCCCACCATAAACTTGCGCACGGTAGCCGAGCGGAGCAGCGGCGGGTAAAAGTGCATGTGCAAATGCCACTCGGGGTGCTCCTGCCCATCGGTGGGGCGCTGGTGCAAGCCGGCCGAGTACGGAAACGAGATGTTAAACAGGTTGTCGTAACGGATGGTGAGGCGGCGGATGGCATCGGCCAACGCGTCGCGCTCCTCCGGGGTGAGCTGGGTGATGTCCTGCACCGGCCGCCGAGCTACCAGCAGCGTTTCGAACGGCCACACGGCCCAAAATGGTACCAGCACCATGAAGTGCTCGTTTTCGAGCACTACACGCTCCCGCTTTTGCAGTTCTATTCCTAGGTAATCGGCGAGCAAGGTGCGGCCGTGCTGCTGGTAATAAGCCAGCTGCTGCACGGTTTCCTTTGCGGGCTCGGAGGGCACGGTGCGTTGCGCCCAAATTTGCCCGTGCGGGTGCGGGTTCGAGCAGCCCATCATTTGGCCTTTGTTCTCGAAGATCTGCACGTAATTGATATCGGGCTGCGCACCTAGGGCTTTAAGCTCATCAACCCACAAATCCACTACCTGCCGAATGTCGGGCGTGCTCATTTCGGGCAGCGTGAGGTCGTGGCGAGGCGAAAAGCAGATGACGCGCCCCACACCCGACTCGGCCTCGGCCCGCAGCAAGCCGCCTTCGTCGATGGTTCCGGCGGGGGTGTCGGGCAACAAGGCCGCAAAGTCGTTGTCGAACACGAAGGTGCTGGCGTATGCCGGATTCACGGAGCCGTTGGCGCGGGTGTTGCCGGGGCACAGGTAGCAACCCGGGTCGTAGGCAGGGCGCTGGTCGGCATCGGGCGTTTCTTGCTGGCCCTGCCAGGGGCGCTTGGAGCGGTGCGGCGACACCAGCACCCACTCGCCGTTGAGCGCATTAAAGCGCCGGTGCGGGTGCTCGGTACTATCGAAGGCAGCCATAGGCAAGCTATATAATAAGGTACGACGAAGAAAAACCTAGGGCTGCGCTACCGCAGCCTCGAGCGCCTCTACCCCCCCTACAATGGTGGTTTGGTAGGTTTCGAGCGGCCGGCCGTAGCGCTGTTCGTAAGTGGCGCCCACCTCCCGGATGAAATTTTCGACTTGATCGGGCGCTACCAGATTGATGGTGCAGCCGCCAAAGCCACCGCCCATCATGCGCGCGCCGTACACGCCGGGCACTTGGCGAGCGGCCTCTACCAGCACATCCAGCTCTTCGCAGCTTACCTCGTAATCGTCGCGCAGGCCGGCGTGCGAGGCATACATTT includes the following:
- a CDS encoding UDP-glucose--hexose-1-phosphate uridylyltransferase translates to MAAFDSTEHPHRRFNALNGEWVLVSPHRSKRPWQGQQETPDADQRPAYDPGCYLCPGNTRANGSVNPAYASTFVFDNDFAALLPDTPAGTIDEGGLLRAEAESGVGRVICFSPRHDLTLPEMSTPDIRQVVDLWVDELKALGAQPDINYVQIFENKGQMMGCSNPHPHGQIWAQRTVPSEPAKETVQQLAYYQQHGRTLLADYLGIELQKRERVVLENEHFMVLVPFWAVWPFETLLVARRPVQDITQLTPEERDALADAIRRLTIRYDNLFNISFPYSAGLHQRPTDGQEHPEWHLHMHFYPPLLRSATVRKFMVGYEMLGNPQRDITPEFSAAKLRSLPEVHYKTLGQA